AATTTTATACGGAAGATGGTGAAAATGTGGTGCTTGAGTTCAGTGCCAATGTAAGTGGTAAATCATTAAAAGGGATTGATATGATTCGTTTTAATGAGGACGGTAAAATTATTGATTTTGAAGTCATGATTCGTCCAATGAGTGGTTTAGCTGCATTGGCTGAGCAAATGGGTGCAAGAATTACTCAGTTCAAACCTCAATAGTTTTTTGTTAAATAGCCTAAGTTTTTTTGAGGTATATTAAATGTGGTTAAAACTTTCAACATTGGTTTTATTACCTGTTTTATTTATACAAGGTAATAAGGTTCGGAAGAACACACTACGATTAGCAGAAGCTAGTGGCGAGCGAGAAGGTTTTGCTGGGGAGGGTAAACCTCTATCTCTATTAATTTTAGGAGATTCGGCTGCGGCAGGTGTCGGTGTAGATACACAAAAAGATGCTTTGTCGGGTGCGATTATTCAAGAATTACAAAATGAGTTTTCCCTAAAATGGAAGCTTCATGCTAAAACGGGTGACACGACTCAACAGGTCTTTCAGGCTGTACAACATTTAGAACAGCATAGATATGATGTTATAGTGACTTCAATGGGAGTAAATGATGTCACAAAGCTAACATCGGCTAAATCATGGATCAAGCAGCAGAAACAATTGTTTGAACATATACAGAATCGTTTCCAGCCAAAGTTGATTATTGTCTCTGGTGTGCCTCCAATGCAGCATTTTCCAGCTTTACCCAATCCCTTGGGGTGGTTGTTTGGGCAATATGCAAAGCAAATGAATGAGCAATTACAACAATGGTTAGCACCACAAAGTCAGTTTGAGTTTCTTCAATACGATATTGAGACTTTTAGAGCCATGAATTTGCCAATGGCAAAGGATGGTTTTCATCCAAGTAAGGAAGTTTACGCAGTTTGGGGACAGCAGGTTGCAGCCATAGTGCGGCAATCAATTAACTCATCGTCTTAGGTAGGCATTGGATATGGGCATATCTGTTTTTAATAAAATTAAAGATCTGGGTTCAGAACTTATCGATTTAGCGTTAGGGGCTGAACATCCAAAAATTTATTATGATCCACAAGGAAAAATAAAAGATATTTTGGATAAACTTCCGCAACTCAAACAAAAATATCGCCCTACGCCTTGGTTAACGAATAATCATGTTCATTTACTTTATTTTGATCTTATTAGAAAACAGACAATAAAGCTGGAATATGATCGAATTGATCAACTGACTATGCGTGACGGTGGTGTAACCGCAATTGCTTGGTATGGCTATCATTTACCTGCTGATACACCAACGATTGTAATCATGCATACGATTACAGGTACACCTGAAAGTATGCGTGAGTTAGTACGAGATTTACATCAATATACGGGCTGGCGAATTGCGCTTTGTCTTCGCCGTGGACATGCGGGTTTACCAATGCCTGTGCCGCAAATTTCTCTTTTTGGATCTACCAGTGATTTAAAAGAACAGCTTAACTATATACAAAGTTTATTCCCTAAATCTGATTTATATGCAGTAGGTTCTTCAGCAGGTACAGGTTTACTTGTTCGTTATTTAGGTGAGCAAGGTGAGGATACGCCTTTTAAAGCTGCCTTTGCGATGTGCCCAGGCTACAATACAGAAATCGGCTTTAAAAATGTTCATCCTTTTTACAGTAAAATGATGACGAAAAAGCTCTTCAAGTATTTTATTTATCCTTATCAAAATACATGGAGCAAGACCGCATCTTTAGAAAAAGTTTTATCGACCACCAATTTAGAAGAATTTGAAAAAGAATACTTTGAAATGGCGGGTTATCACGATTATGAAACTTACTGTAAGTCTATTAATCCAATTTATGTATTTGAGAATATAAAAATTCCATTGATGATTCTTAATGCAGAAGACGATCCCGTGTGTTCTATTAAGAACTTGGAACCTTATAAAGAACCTATTCAACAAATGAGTAATATTGCTGTGGTGACGACTAAAAAAGGAAGTCATTGTGCATTTTATGAGGGATGGCGTAGCACGTCATGGGCAGCACGCCTCATGTGTGACTATTTTTTAATTGAACGTAATAAATAGATAGATAGACACTTTAAATAAAGCCCAAAGTTTGGGCTTTATTTTTTATCTTTTAAGACAAAAGAAGTGGACTATCATTTATCCCAAGTTTTATTTTGGTGGCGGCAACTAAGGCTTTTTCATCTGTGTGATTGGGATGGAAATCAAAACGATAATATTCAAGAAACTTAGGAATCAAAATTTTATATTGTTTGCTGGCAAAACTAAAAAAATTGCGCCAAGACTTGAAATTAGTCAGCTGTTTATCGCGTTTCATCAGAATAACTTGGTAAATCGTTGAAAAGGCTGTAATGAGAATTAAACTAAAGGTAAATACTGAAATGCGTGGAATATAAGCACTTAATCCATTGCCATATAAATATTGATATAAGTCGAATGCAACAGCTTTATGCTCAGTTTCTTCTAAACTATGCCATAGCCATAAATTGCGTATAGTTGTATCGGTCATAAGTTCATTTACTGATTGCATCATGTTGACCACCAGAACGGCTGTATAGTGCTCCAGTCCAACAGTTACTAGTAAATTCCATTTTTTACTAAAGACTTTTTCAATACCTTTTAGGATGATTCCTGTGACTTTCTCTAGTGATTCTGGGTTTAAACCATATTGCTGGGCGCTGACATGAAAGGCATGGTGTTCTTTAGAATGCATTGCTTCTTGGCCAATAAATGCACCTATCTCTCTATCTAAAACTTTATTCTCTTTAGATTTAGGACGTAACGCACGGACAGATCTTACAAAATAGGATTCTCCTTCAGGAAATAAAGTAGAAAGACCTGTGAAATAGTGGGTGAATGAAGGCTCATCATTGCACCAGTAGCGTGGAATACCATTAAAATTGTAGTCCATACGGCGGACAGGAAAAGAGGCTGCTACGCGGTTTAAAGCTGTTTTCATTTTCTTGCTCCAATTTTCTTTTACTTGAGTTCCAAAAAGGAACTTGTAGATAGAAATTATAAGTAGACAAGAGCAGAGTCAATAATTTTTGAATGGTTTAAAAGAGATTGTCCTAAAATGATAGGCGGGAGAACTTTAAAGACAAAAATGAGAAAATTAAATTTAATTAAACAAAGAATATTTAAAAAAATGCCCAAATTAAAAAATTAATTTGGGCACTACTAAACGAAAGCTTAGTTTTTAAGTGCTGGTGTCGCAGCAGCAATAGCAGCAGCAACAGCGTCATCTTCTGTATTTGCAGGTTCAGTTGCTTTAGCAGGTTTTGACTGAGCTTTTTCCGGTTTAGGTTCAGCCTTTTTTTCTGGTTTTGGTTCAGCTTTAGGCTCAGATTTTTTTTCTGGCTTAGGCTCTACTTTAGGTGTCTCAGATGTAGTTTGTTCAGCAACTTGTGTCTGTGAAGATTCACTAGAGTGTGCAGGACGAGTTTCACGGCGAATTTCAGTTGTAGTATTGGCTGTTTCTTCACGCTGAACTTCAACTTGTTGTTTCGCTTGCTCTTGAGCTTCTTGGTGAGTATCTACACTTTCTAAAGACTCAAATTTTGCAGGCTTCGCTGGTTGAGGTTCTGAAACAGCAGTTTCAACCTTGTCTTGCTCTTCTTCTTTCGGTGTCTCTTTTTTAACGCATGCGGTTAACAATAGTCCAGCTGCAATTGCAGCACAGATTAAAAGTTTTTTATTTGCCATTGCCCAAAACAACATTTAATTGAGGAGTTGGCATTATAACAGTAAATAGCAATGAAAAAATCATGTCAGATTGAGCTAATTTTTTGTTAAAAATGCTGATAGAATAACCAGTTGTTTATTGTTCTTTGAATTGATGCGGTTTGACTTTGCTTTATAGGGGCAGAGTACAGTAAAATTGCCAAACATTGTAGGCCGATTTCGGCTTGATTGTACGAGAAACTTAATGACCCATTTTATTTTTGTCACTGGTGGTGTGGTTTCATCGCTAGGTAAAGGTATTTCTGCTGCTTCTGTTGCTGCACTTTTGGAAGCTCGTGGCTTAAAAGTCACAATGGTTAAAATGGATCCTTATATTAATGTCGATCCAGGGACAATGAGCCCATTCCAGCATGGTGAAGTTTTTGTTACCGAAGATGGTGCAGAAACCGATCTAGATCTGGGTTATTACGAACGTTTCTTACGTCGCGCGAAAATGACCAAACTCAATAACTTTACGAGTGGTCGCGTATATCAAGACGTTTTAAATAAAGAACGTCGTGGTGATTACTTAGGTGGTACAGTTCAGGTTATTCCTCATATTACCGACAATATTAAAGAACGTGTTCTTCGCGCAGGTGAAGGCTACGATGTTGCTATCGTAGAGATTGGTGGTACTGTAGGTGATATTGAATCTCTACCGTTCATGGAATCAGTACGTCAATTAATGGTTGAGCTTGGTCATAAACGTACCATGCTTATGCATTTAACTTTGTTGCCATATATTAAGTCAGCAGCAGAGTTAAAAACTAAACCAACTCAGCACTCTGTAAAAGAGTTACTTTCAATCGGTATTCAGCCAGATATCCTGATCTGTCGTACTGAATATGATGTAGATGTTGATACTAAACGTAAAATTGCATTGTTCACTAACGTAGAAGCACGTGCTGTAGTGGTATGTAAAGATGCGAAAACCATTTATCAAATTCCACGTACATTCTATGAACAAAACGTTGATGACTTAATCTGTGAACGTTTTGGATTTAATGATCTTCCTGAAGCAAATCTAGAAGATTGGGACAATGTAGTCGAAGCATTATTGAACCCTGAGTACACTTTACGTGTAGCAATGGTGGGTAAATATGTTGAATTACCAGACGCTTATAAGTCTGTAAATGAAGCATTGTTGCATGCAGGTATTCAAAATCGCGTAAAAGTACAAATTGATTACGTCAATGCTGAAGAGCTTGAAAGTCAAGACGTATCTATTTTAAGTACAGCTGATGCAATCTTGGTTCCAGGTGGTTTTGGTGAGCGTGGTACTGAAGGCAAAATGAAAGCTATTCAATACGCACGTGAAAATCGTATTCCTTTCTTAGGTATCTGTTTAGGTATGCAATTGGCAGTGATCGAATATGCTCGCCATGTTGCAGGTATGCCAGAAGCTTCTTCTACAGAATTTAATCGCTCTACAAAATATCCATTGATCGGTTTAATTACTGAATGGTTAGATGAGCGCGGTGAATTGCAACAACGTAGTGTTGAGTCTGACTTAGGTGGAACAATGCGTTTAGGTGCTCAAAAATCAGAATTGGTTGAAGGTACAAAAACACGTGAAGTTTACGGGAAAGCTGAAATTACCGAGCGTCATCGTCACCGTTATGAAATGAATAACCGTTTCATTGAGGCGATTGAGAAAGCTGGTATGAAAATTTCAGGTTACTCTTCAGCACAACATTTAGTTGAAACTGTAGAAATTCCTGAACATCCTTGGTTTATTGCTGTACAATTCCACCCGGAATTTACAAGTTCACCACGTGATGGACATCCATTATTTGCTAGTTTTATTGAAGCTGCGAAAACACAGCATCAAAAAAGTAAGTAATGCGATTTTAAATAAACTGGGAAAGTTTAAATGTCACAATTAAAACCACAAGAAGTTGTACGTTTAGGCGATATACAAATGGCAAATCATTTGCCATTTGTATTATTTGGCGGAATGAACGTACTTGAGTCAAAAGATTTAGCTTTTGAAATTGCTGAAACTTATATTGATATTTGTAAACGTCTAGATATTCCTTATGTGTTTAAGGCGAGCTTTGATAAAGCAAACCGTTCTAGTTTGCATTCATTTCGTGGTCCTGGACTTGAAAAAGGTATTGAATGGTTAGGTGACATTAAAAAACATTTTAATGTGCCAATTATTACCGACGTTCACGAACCATATCAGGCAGCAGCAGTTGCTGAGGTTGCTGATATTATTCAGCTTCCTGCTTTCTTAAGTCGTCAAACTGATCTTGTTGAAGCAATGGCGAAAACACAAGCTATCATCAACATTAAAAAAGCACAGTTTTTGGCTCCTCATGAAATGCGTCATATCTTGCATAAATGCTTAGAAGCTGGAAATGACAAACTTATTCTTTGTGAGCGTGGCTCGGCATTTGGTTACAACAATTTAGTTGTAGATATGCTTGGCTTTGACATCATGAAAGAAATGAATGTGCCAGTTTTCTTTGACGTGACACATGCATTACAAACTCCTGGTGGTCGTGCTGACTCGGCAGGTGGCCGTCGTGCTCAAATTACCACTTTAGCACGCGCTGGAATGGCAACGGGTTTGGCTGGATTATTTTTAGAAGCTCATCCAGACCCAGAACATGCAAAATGTGATGGACCTTGTGCATTGCGTATGTCGCAGCTTGAGCCATTCTTGGCACAAATAAAAGAATTGGATACTTTAGTTAAAGGATTCAAAAAGTTAGACACCCATTGAGTTGTTTTATAACCCTTACGCTGCTTTAACCGCAGCTCATATTCATTCAAAGAGGAATTGTTCATGAGCCAAATCGTTGACATTCGTGCACGTGAAATTTTGGACTCTCGTGGTAACCCAACCATCGAAGCAGACGTAATTTTAGAATCTGGGGTTGTTGGACGTGCATGTGCACCATCTGGTGCTTCAACTGGTTCTCGTGAAGCTTTAGAACTACGTGACGGTGATAAATCACGTTACTTAGGGAAAGGTGTTCGTACAGCAGTTAACAACGTTAATACGTTGATTCGTGATGCTTTGTTGGGTAAATCAGTTTTTGAGCAAAAAGACATTGATAACACAATGATCGCGCTTGATGGCACTGAAAATAAAGAGAAATTAGGTGCGAATGCAACTTTGGCTGTTTCATTAGCTGCTGCACGTGCTGCTGCTGAAGAAAAGAAACTTCCTCTTTTCCAATACATCGCAGATCTTCGCGGTCAAACAATTTTGACAATGCCTGTACCGATGATGAATATCTTAAACGGTGGCGAGCATGCTGATAACACTGTTGATATTCAAGAGTTCATGATCGAGCCTGTAGGTTTTACTTCATTTGCTGAAGCTTTACGTGCGGGTGCTGAAGTATTCCATTCTTTAAAATCAGTTTTAAAGAAACAAGGTTTGAATACTGCTGTGGGTGACGAAGGTGGTTTTGCACCTAACTTACGTTCTAACGAAGAAGCAATCCAAATCATTTTACAAGCGATTGAATTGACTGGTTATAAAGCTGGTTCAGACATGATGCTTGCATTAGACTGCGCATCTTCAGAATTCTATAAAAACGGTCAATACGTTTTAGAAGGCGAAGGTAATCGTGCATTTACAAGCCATCAGTTTGCTGACTACTTAGCTGGTCTTGTAAATCAATATCCAATTATCTCAATCGAAGATGGTCTTGATGAGTCTGATTGGGAAGGTTGGAGCTACTTAACTTCAATCCTTGGCGATAAAATCCAGTTAGTTGGTGATGACTTATTCGTAACTAACCCTAAGATTTTACAACGTGGTATTGATGAAAAAGTTGGTAACTCAATTTTAATCAAGTACAACCAGATCGGTACATTGACTGAAACTTTAGATGCAATTTACCTTGCTAAAGCAAATGGTTACACGACTGTTATTTCTCACCGTTCTGGTGAAACAGAAGATTCAACTATTGCTGATTTAGCAGTTGGTACAGCAGCAGGTCAAATCAAGACTGGTTCACTTTGTCGTTCTGACCGTGTTTCTAAATATAACCAATTGCTTCGTATCGAAGAAATGACTAAAGCGGCTTACCGTGGTAAAGCTGAGTTCAAAGGTTTAAAATAATCTTTTGAATAAGTCTTTGCTTATTTAAATATTGATAATACATTGATATTTAAAATCTAAGTGCTATTTCTTTTTTTGGAAATAGCACTTTTTATTTATCCTAAGCGTCTAGTTTTTAAAGACTCAGCCCAACTGTGGTGATGGCAACGGGAACACTCTTGATCAAGTTTATTTAGAATCTTAGTTTCGCCACATTTCATGCATGAATAAAAAGTATTAATTTTAAGCGTTTTTGCTTTGCGATAAGCTTCTGGAAATAAAGGTAGACCCCATTTCACATCTTCATCTTCGTAATAAATTAGGCTTAGAAAGCCATCAGATTCAAGCAAAGCTGTTCTAACTTGTCCTAAATGCTCGATGTTTTGTTGACGCATTTCCGAGAAAAACTCATCATGAGAATATGTTTGCTTCTGGAAGTCTTTATAAACGAGAAGGCCGTCTTTAACTACGCAGAGTGCTCTTCCTTCTAATAAATTTTCAATTTTTTTATGTTTTACCATACCCCAAGTAATAAGACGATATAAAAAAAGAATGACAACGAAAGCTACAAATGCATGAGCAATAGGTAAATCTTTGGTAAACATCGGGTCGCCAGCAGCAGACCCTAAACATAAAATAATAGCCAGTTCGAATAGAGAGAGTTGCCGAATACCGCGCTTACCAGATAGCCTTAAAAAACTAATGATAATAATGAACATCACAGTACATCGGATTAAAATTTCTAAAACAAAGGTCCACGTTGTATCACCTATGAAAATATTAGAAAGATCCATTTTTTTCTCACTTATTTAAAATATGTATCCGAAATACATTTAAAATTCTTATCAGAATAGAAATGAAAAAAATATACTTTTTAAGTGGTTATTGGTTAAAAATACGAGAGATATGTGATGTTGTATGACTTAAAAACAAAGATTTTATAGAAATTAATAAGTCTCATTCATTTGATTGTGTGAATGATAAATTTTATTTGAATAAAAAAATTTAAGTCCTAAAACAGAAGAGGCCTATAGTACGATTTTAAAACCTAGATTATTGTAGTCACTTAATAATTATTATTTTGGTTTTACATATGATCTATGTAGCACTTGCGGTTATAGGGGTTCTATCCGGGCTGATTAGCGGAGTAGTGGGAACTGGGTCATCTATTATTTTGTTGCCTATTCTTTCATATATTTTTGGGGCGAAGCTTGCAGTACCTATTATGGCGATTGCCGCAATTATGGGGAATATTTCACGTGTAGTGATGTGGCGTAAAGAACTTAATATTAAAGCTTTTCTTTTATTTCTCTGTACACGACAAAAATAGATAACTCATTGAAATAATGTCATAATAATTGTTTTCTAACGACGAATACTATGACACATCTCAATGAGTTATATCTTATCTTAAACAAATCTCTAAAATGGAACAAGTCACATTTAAAGTGCTTTGCGCTCATCATGCTTGTGATTATTTTAAAGCAAACATGTAATCTTTCTTCTGCATCTAAAGCCTTGCCCATCAAGTGCTTACCACAATCATTTTATCGACGTATGCAGCGCTTCTTTGCAGGTCAGTATTTTGATTATCGTCAAATTTCTCAGTTGATTTTCAATATGTTTTCATTCGACCAAGTGCAACTGACTTTAGATAGAACCAATTGGAAATGGGGAAAACGAAATATTAATATCCTGATGCTCGCAATCGTTTATCGTGGAATAGCGATACCTATCCTTTGGACATTGCTTAATAAACGTGGAAATTCAGATACGAAAGAGCGCATTGCTTTGATTCAACGCTTTATAGCCATTTTTGGTAAAGACCGTATTGTGAATGTGTTCGCAGACAGAGAGTTTATCGGTGAGCAGTGGTTTACATGGTTAATTGAACAAGACATCAACTTCTGCATTCGTGTTAAAAAAACTTCATTGTCACCAATCATTTAGGAAAGAATCATAAAATTAGTGATTTATTTCGCCATCTTAAAGTTGGTCAAATTGAATGTCGTAAACGACGGATTTTGGTTGGTCGGGTGAAACTATATATAAGTGCACTACAGTTAGAAAATGGAGAGCTTTTACTCGTCGTTTCTCCTCAGTTTAATGCCAATGCTATTCAGGATTATGCATTACGCTGGGAAATTGAAACCTTATTCAGTTGTCTCAAAGGACGCGGGTTTAATCTTGAAAATACGCGCTTGACAGACCCTAGACGAGTGAAAAAATTGATTGCGGTGTTAGCTATAAGCTTCTGTTGGTGTTACTTAACGGGTGAATGGCAACATGATCAAAAAAAAGCGATAAAAATAAAGAAGCATGGACGACTCTCAATGAGTTTATTTCGCTATGGTTTAGACTATGTTCAAATGGCGATTCAGCGTTTAATTGGTTTTGGGAAAAAAGAAGAGTTTAAGGAAATTTTGGCAATTTTAAGAAGGCAGAATCCTGATAGGATAAGGGTTCTGTGAAATTTGTCGTGTACAGAGCTTTTATTTATAAGTTTGGGTATACCAGCAACGATACTGGGAGCTAATACGCTATGGATTATGTCACCAACATTGTCCAACTTATGTATAGGTTTATTTTTCTTTTGCTTAATACCGATTCGACATTATGCTAAACGTCATAGTTTTAAATTCAGTTCATGGCAAATGGTGGTTGCAGGTGGGGTGCTTGGTTATATTACTGGGGTTGTTTTCTCTACTGGTCCATTATTACTCCCGGTTTTTAATGGTTTCGGTTTAACTAAGGGAGCTCTTTTAGCTACAGAGGCAGCTGCTTCATTTGGTATTTACGTAACGAAAAGCTTAACTTTTGGGGCACTAGGGGTTTTACAACAGAATATTTTAATTGCAGGAATTGCGGTTGGTTTTTCTCTAATTATTGGTAACTATATTGGTAAAACATTTGTAATAAAGATGTCGGAGAAAACGTTTAATTTACTGTTAGATTGTATGTTGGTAGTTGCGGGTTTCTCTATGATATTTGCAGTTTTTACTCATTCTTAAGATAAACTTTTATACGCATAGATTGATTTATAAGCAGTTGTGTTTATAAACATTATTTTCCTTTCCAATTGAGTTTAATTTTGACAAAATGAAACATGTCACAATGGTCAATTTAAAGTAATATGACCATTCATAGTTTTGCAGGAATTTTGCAGGAATTTTGCATGCCGCTTGTAAATTGTCATACAATACAAAAACTTAATAAAAGTTTTTAATTAAAGCTCTTAATGCTATGTTAGAAGTATTTCGATCCACTTCAAGCAAACTCATATTGCTACTGGTTATTGTTTTGGTAGCTATATTGCAATATCAGTTTTGGTTAGGTGAGGGTGGTTATTTGCCTCATCAAGCGCTTATGCAGCAGATTCAACAACAAGCCGAAGTAAATGATGAGCTGAAAGAGCGAAACCGTATTTTGGCAGCTGAAGTTTTTGACCTGAAAAATGGTACAGAAGCGATAGAAGAACACGCTCGTCTTGATCTTGGTTTAGTTAAGCCTCATGAAACATTTGTTCAAATGAGTACAATTAGTACTAACTATAAGCCTATTTATATTGACCCTAACGCTAAAGTAGATTTGGAAACGAATGAGACACCACCATCACCAGACATCCCAGACTAAATTATGGGCAGTTGTGCCTGCTGCTGGTTCGGGAAGTCGGTTTTCCAAAACTGAATTAAAGCAATATCAATATATTCAAGATGCTACTGTTCTAGAACATACGATTAGTCGTTTAAGTGAACTTCCACTAAGTGGCTATGTGTTAGCAATTGGTGCACAAGATACCTTTGCTTCGACTTTATCTTTTCAAGATAAACATAAAGCTCATTTTTGTCATGGTGGTGCTGAACGTGTGCATTCGGTATTAAACGCTTTAAATTATCTTTTACAGATTGCGGATGAAAATGATTGGGTGTTAGTACATGACGCTGCAAGACCTTGTGTGACTTTTGAATGCCTTGATGCTCTCGTTAAAAGTGCAATTGAAACAAACCAAAGTGCTATTTTGGCAATTCCTGTACGAGATACGCTAAAACAAGTCAATAAAGAACAGCAAATTGACAAAACTGTAAGTCGAGAGTTTTTATGGCAGGCTCAAACCCCTCAAATTGCTAAAATAGGAATACTTAAAAAGGCGATAGAAGTTGCTCTAAAAAATAATTTAACTATTACTGATGAGGCGAGTGCACTTGAATCTATAGGAGAAGGTGTGCAGGTGGTTATGGGGCGTTCTGATAATATAAAAATTACTTATCCCGATGATTTAGAACTGGCTCGTTTAATTTTGCAATCACAGTCTTAAGATTTTCTATACAGAGTAGGAATGTTTTATTTTTTCTAAATAGCCTAAGCAAAATATTTCATTACTACATATCTATTCAAAATAATTAGTATTTTTTAACAACTTGAGCTTATAAAATTGATGAAGTGATTTAATTAGATAATGTTCGATAGTCGAACAAAAAAATCCTAAATCGAACAAAACTATATATTGCTTACTAGATCAAAATAAGAAAATTATCAAAAATGATTAAAAGGGAAATCTAAGAGAAACACTCGGGATTGAGTGAAATATTTATCCATTCTTCTCGCCTCAGTGTGCCTAACTCTCTTGGTTATCTCTTCTTCAATGAGCACAATGGAGTTGTCTAATGATTGACAAAAGTAAGTCCTCACTAAGCGAGGTTCTATCGCAGATTAAAGATGGTGCAACCATTCTGATTGGTGGTTTTGGTACCGCAGGACAACCCGCTGAACTCATTGATGGACTGATTGAACTCGGTGTTAAAGATTTAACTATTGTCAGCAACAATGCAGGTAATGGCGATTATGGTCTGGCTAAACTACTTAAAGCCGGTTCAGTTAAAAAAGTGATCTGCTCTTTCCCCCGTCAGTCTGACTCTTACGTATTTGATGAATTGTACCGTGCCGGAAAGGTCGAGCTTGAAGTCGTGCCTCAAGGTAATCTTGCTTGTCGTATTCAGGCAGCAGGTATGGGATTAGGTGCTGTATTTACCCCAACAGGCTTTGGAACACTTCTAGCTGAAGGCAAAGAAACTCGCCAGATTGATGGTAAAGACTACGTACTTGAATATCCAATCAAGGCTGACTTTGCCTTGATTAAAGCCTACAAGGGCGACCGCTGGGGCAATCTGGTTTATCGTAAATCTGCACGTAACTTTGGTCCGATTATGGCGATGGCTGCGGATGTCACGATTGCTCAGGTTTCAGAAGTAGTTGAACTCGGTGGATTAGACCCAGAGCACATCATCACCCCAGGTATCTTTGTACAGCACGTTGTACAAGTAGCGCCAGCACAGTAAGCAATAAGGAGAAATAACATGAGCTACCAGAAACTCAGCCGTGACCAGATTGCAAAACGTGTGGCACAAGATATTCCAGATGGTGCCTATGTAAATTTAGGTATTGGCCTACCAACCAAGATTGCAAGCTATTTACCGAATGACAAAGATATTTTTCTTCATTCTGAAAATGGCCTGTTGGCTTTCGGCCCACCGCCAGCGGCAGGTGAAGAAGACCCTGAACTGATTAATGCAGGTAAAGAGTTTGTGACCATGCTCAAAGGCGGCAGCTTTTTCCACCATGGTGATTCATTTGCGATGATGCGTGGTGGTCACCTCGACATTGCCGTGCTTGGCGCATTTCAGGTTGCAGCAAATGGCGACTTGGCGAACTGGCACACAGGTGCACCGGATGCGATTCCTGCTGTTGGTGGTGCGATGGATTTGGCTGTAGGTGCCAAGAAAGTATTTATCACTACCGATCATGTGACCAAACAAGGTGAACCGAAGATTGTGGCTGAGCTCACTTATCCGGTTACAGGTAAACATTGTGTGGATCGTATTTACACCGATCTTTGTGTGAT
This window of the Acinetobacter sp. XH1741 genome carries:
- the ftsB gene encoding cell division protein FtsB, producing the protein MLEVFRSTSSKLILLLVIVLVAILQYQFWLGEGGYLPHQALMQQIQQQAEVNDELKERNRILAAEVFDLKNGTEAIEEHARLDLGLVKPHETFVQMSTISTNYKPIYIDPNAKVDLETNETPPSPDIPD
- a CDS encoding IS4-like element ISAba1 family transposase (programmed frameshift), which gives rise to MTHLNELYLILNKSLKWNKSHLKCFALIMLVIILKQTCNLSSASKALPIKCLPQSFYRRMQRFFAGQYFDYRQISQLIFNMFSFDQVQLTLDRTNWKWGKRNINILMLAIVYRGIAIPILWTLLNKRGNSDTKERIALIQRFIAIFGKDRIVNVFADREFIGEQWFTWLIEQDINFCIRVKKNFIVTNHLGKNHKISDLFRHLKVGQIECRKRRILVGRVKLYISALQLENGELLLVVSPQFNANAIQDYALRWEIETLFSCLKGRGFNLENTRLTDPRRVKKLIAVLAISFCWCYLTGEWQHDQKKAIKIKKHGRLSMSLFRYGLDYVQMAIQRLIGFGKKEEFKEILAILRRQNPDRIRVL
- the eno gene encoding phosphopyruvate hydratase — translated: MSQIVDIRAREILDSRGNPTIEADVILESGVVGRACAPSGASTGSREALELRDGDKSRYLGKGVRTAVNNVNTLIRDALLGKSVFEQKDIDNTMIALDGTENKEKLGANATLAVSLAAARAAAEEKKLPLFQYIADLRGQTILTMPVPMMNILNGGEHADNTVDIQEFMIEPVGFTSFAEALRAGAEVFHSLKSVLKKQGLNTAVGDEGGFAPNLRSNEEAIQIILQAIELTGYKAGSDMMLALDCASSEFYKNGQYVLEGEGNRAFTSHQFADYLAGLVNQYPIISIEDGLDESDWEGWSYLTSILGDKIQLVGDDLFVTNPKILQRGIDEKVGNSILIKYNQIGTLTETLDAIYLAKANGYTTVISHRSGETEDSTIADLAVGTAAGQIKTGSLCRSDRVSKYNQLLRIEEMTKAAYRGKAEFKGLK
- a CDS encoding 3-oxoacid CoA-transferase subunit A, whose amino-acid sequence is MIDKSKSSLSEVLSQIKDGATILIGGFGTAGQPAELIDGLIELGVKDLTIVSNNAGNGDYGLAKLLKAGSVKKVICSFPRQSDSYVFDELYRAGKVELEVVPQGNLACRIQAAGMGLGAVFTPTGFGTLLAEGKETRQIDGKDYVLEYPIKADFALIKAYKGDRWGNLVYRKSARNFGPIMAMAADVTIAQVSEVVELGGLDPEHIITPGIFVQHVVQVAPAQ
- a CDS encoding 3-oxoacid CoA-transferase subunit B, whose protein sequence is MSYQKLSRDQIAKRVAQDIPDGAYVNLGIGLPTKIASYLPNDKDIFLHSENGLLAFGPPPAAGEEDPELINAGKEFVTMLKGGSFFHHGDSFAMMRGGHLDIAVLGAFQVAANGDLANWHTGAPDAIPAVGGAMDLAVGAKKVFITTDHVTKQGEPKIVAELTYPVTGKHCVDRIYTDLCVIDVTKEGLKVIEKVEGLSFDELQALTGATLIDATQG
- the ispD gene encoding 2-C-methyl-D-erythritol 4-phosphate cytidylyltransferase produces the protein MRHHHHQTSQTKLWAVVPAAGSGSRFSKTELKQYQYIQDATVLEHTISRLSELPLSGYVLAIGAQDTFASTLSFQDKHKAHFCHGGAERVHSVLNALNYLLQIADENDWVLVHDAARPCVTFECLDALVKSAIETNQSAILAIPVRDTLKQVNKEQQIDKTVSREFLWQAQTPQIAKIGILKKAIEVALKNNLTITDEASALESIGEGVQVVMGRSDNIKITYPDDLELARLILQSQS
- a CDS encoding YetF domain-containing protein codes for the protein MDLSNIFIGDTTWTFVLEILIRCTVMFIIIISFLRLSGKRGIRQLSLFELAIILCLGSAAGDPMFTKDLPIAHAFVAFVVILFLYRLITWGMVKHKKIENLLEGRALCVVKDGLLVYKDFQKQTYSHDEFFSEMRQQNIEHLGQVRTALLESDGFLSLIYYEDEDVKWGLPLFPEAYRKAKTLKINTFYSCMKCGETKILNKLDQECSRCHHHSWAESLKTRRLG